The Gemmatimonadota bacterium genome includes the window AGATCACCTGGAAATCGAAGGACGGAAAGCTGGTCGGCGGGGTGCTGCTGAAGCCGGCGGGTTTCGTTCCGGGCCGTCCGTATCCGTTGATCGTCCAAATCCACGGCGGGCCGGCCGGTGCCGACATGTTGGGTTTCAATGGCGGCTACGGCTCGCAGATTTACGCCGGCGCCGGCTACGCCGTGTTGATGCCGAACTACCGCGGGTCGACCAACTACGGCGAGCGCCACCGGATGGAAACCGCCGGCATCGGGAAGTACTTCGACCGCGGCTTTGAAGACATCATGACGGGCGTGGACTATCTGATCGCCCAGGGCATTGCCCATCCGGATAGCCTTGGGGTCATGGGTTGGAGCGCCGGAGGCCACTACTCGAACTGGATCTTGACCCACACCGCACGGTTCAAGGCCATCTCGAGCGGCGCGGGTACCATGAACTGGATTTCGATGTATGCCCAAAGTGATATTCAGCGAAACCGGCAGTGGTACATGGGCGGCGACCTCCCGTACGACAACTTCGACGCCTACTGGAAGGTGTCGCCCCTCAAGTACATCAAGGCGGCCAAGACGCCAACCTTGATCCACGTCGTCGATGGCGATCCGCGGGTGCCGAGGCCTCAATCGGAGGAGCTCCACATGGCGCTCAAGAAGCTCGGCGTCCCGACCGAGTTCTTCGTCTACCCCGGTGATACCCACGGGATTACCGCGCCCCGGAACCAACTGGTGAAAGCCCATGTGGAGTTCCAGTGGTTCGAGAAGTATATTCGGGGCAAGCCGGGTTGGTTCACGTGGCGCGACCTCCTCCAGACCTTGGAGAACTGACTGATGACTGGACTTCTGTTTGCCGGGCTGCTCGCCATGGTTCAGCAGCCGCTGGTGGTGCCGCCATGGTCCGCTCAGCTCGCCACCCGCGAAAGCTGGCTGGCCAAGCGCCACGAGATGTTGCTGCCGATGATGCGGCGGCACGGGGTCGCGATGTGGATCGTGGTCAACGAGGAGTTTCATGCCGACCCGATCGTCCCTACCATCGCCCCGCCCCTCCCCTACGCCGGCAACCGCGATTTCTTCATCTTTGCCGATGACGGCGGCAACCGGGTCAAGGCGTTCTCGATCACCGGCTACCCGGAAGAGCAGATCAATGCCTATTTCGAGCCGATGTCCGAAGGCCGGAACCCGTCCAAGATGCTGTCCGACCTGTTCCGCCGCTTCAGACCCAAGACCATCGCCCTCGGCATTGAGGGCTCCCGCGGCGTCACCCGAACCCTCACCCACGCGACCTTCCAGCTGATCCAACAAGCCATTGACTCTACCCCGGAATGCCGAGCGCCGAGCGCCGAGTGCCGAGTGACGGGCAGTGAAGCGCTGATCGAAGACCACCTCGATACCCGGATTCCGGAAGAGTTTGCCACCTACCAGCACCTCGTCAAGATCACCGACCAGATCGCGAAGAAGGCCCTGTCCAATGCGGTGATCACGCCGGGTAAGACCACGGTCGGGGACGTGCGGCGGTTCCTGTTCGACGAATACGCCAGGCGGGGGGCCACTACGTGGTTTCAGCCCGACGTCCGGGTCCAGCGGCTCGGCGGCGGCAACTACGAGTTGGGCAAACATTCCGCCACGCCATCGGTGCCGGGACCGGCCTTGGAGGGCACGATCATCAAGCGGGGCGACGTGGTGCACATCGACATAGGCATCACGGCGATGGGATTTGATACCGATTGGCAGAAGATGGCGTACGTGCTGAAAGCTGGTGAGCGGGACGTGCCGGCCGGTCTCAAGAAAGCGATGGCGAATACCAATGCGTTGCAGGACGCGGTGATGAGGCCCTGCTCGCGGCCCGGCCGGCTCAACACCGAGGCCTACGACTGCGCCATGGCGGAGATGAAGGAGCGGGGGATCGAGGCGATGATCTACTCTCATCCCATCGGCAATCAGGGCCATGGCTTGGGGGCGGGGGTGTCGTTCGGTAGCGCGCCTGGGCGAGCGGGGAAGCCGTTGCGGTTAGGCTCCTATATCTCGATCGAGCTCAATACCGCGACGGCGGTGCCGGAGTGGCGCGGGCAGAAGGTCTACGTGATGATGGAGGACGACGCCCATCTCACGGAGGAGGGCTGGACGTTCTTTGGCCCGCGTCAGACCGAGTGGTATCTGGTGCGGTAGGAGCCGAAACGAATCAGCCCCCGGAGCTCTCGGGACCCCACTGCTACGCCTCATTGTAGGCTCTCTCAAGAACCGCTACGTCGAGCTTCATCCTCATCGTCATGGCTTCCATCACGGCCTTCACCTTCCCAGGGTTCCTGTCACGGATCAGCTCCATGAATCGTCGTGGGACAATCTGCCACGAGCTCACGAACGTCAACCTGAACGCCGTGTTTCCAGCACGACTCCGATCCATCGACCCATCCCGCAATCGTACCGCTCGCCCTCGACTCGGCACAAGGGAGACCTTGCGACGGGGCTGGTCGGGCGACACGTTATAGCCCATGAACCGATCTCATCTGCTGCTCTCCGCGCTCTTGGCCACCGGCTGCGCGGCCTCCGAACCTGCCGACCTCGTGCTCAAAAATGGGGTGGTCTACACCGTCGACGATCAGAATCCCAAGGCCGAAGCCGTGGCGATTCGGGGCTCCGAAATCATTTTCGTTGGCTCCAACGCCGAGGCCGCCAAGTTCGAGGGCTCGAAGACCCGGGTCGTTGATCTGGCCGGGGCCACCGTGCTCCCCGGACTGGCCGACGCGCATTACCACCTAAGCGGGGTGGGCGAGCGGGAGATGGTCCTAAATCTCGAAGGCACCGGCACCAAGGAGGCGTTCCTTGCGAAGGTGGCCGAGCGGGTCGGGGTCGCCAAGCCGGGGGAGTGGGTGACCGGCCGGGGTTGGATCGAGACCTTCTGGGTTCCCCAGGCGTTTCCGAGCCGGCACGATCTCGATCGGATTGCCCCCAACAATCCGGTGGCCTTGGTCCGAGCGGACGGGCACGCCCTGGTCGCGAATACCAAAGCGCTCGCGCTGGCCGGGATCACGCCGGCTACGGCCGCTCCGCCGGCCGGCGCCCTCAACAAGGACGTCAAGGGTGA containing:
- a CDS encoding M24 family metallopeptidase: MTGLLFAGLLAMVQQPLVVPPWSAQLATRESWLAKRHEMLLPMMRRHGVAMWIVVNEEFHADPIVPTIAPPLPYAGNRDFFIFADDGGNRVKAFSITGYPEEQINAYFEPMSEGRNPSKMLSDLFRRFRPKTIALGIEGSRGVTRTLTHATFQLIQQAIDSTPECRAPSAECRVTGSEALIEDHLDTRIPEEFATYQHLVKITDQIAKKALSNAVITPGKTTVGDVRRFLFDEYARRGATTWFQPDVRVQRLGGGNYELGKHSATPSVPGPALEGTIIKRGDVVHIDIGITAMGFDTDWQKMAYVLKAGERDVPAGLKKAMANTNALQDAVMRPCSRPGRLNTEAYDCAMAEMKERGIEAMIYSHPIGNQGHGLGAGVSFGSAPGRAGKPLRLGSYISIELNTATAVPEWRGQKVYVMMEDDAHLTEEGWTFFGPRQTEWYLVR